ATGAAGAACAATTGGTGCCAAAGATGACCGTGAATCCACATGactgtaatctttttttatgaaggtgtacatggtaaaaaaaaactgttttcattacCTATCAAAGGTAGACAATCCTCAAAGTAGCGCACTGAATCttgtgacagaaaacagaatgaCAAATCTGCTACATGTTTTTTCGTGACTGGATCCACAGTTAAGCACGTTGTTGAAGGTAACTGACATCAGTACACCTGAGATGGCTGAAATCCCAAAATGTTTCATGGCGTACAGTTCATAGGACTCAGAAAGACATTTATGgccactgacatgtttttttacagctttcTTTGTCTTATGAACCAAACTGATAAATGTGCTGCACCGTCTAAATGACCACTGTGGAGACCCTTATGtgcagtgttattttttttagcaagaGCCTGCAGCTTGAATAATGAATGTATAATTACAAAAATGAAAGACATAAAGATATCTATATATCTCGGAAATGTTTGCATTCTGTAAATTCTCATAATCTCTACTTGCTTCGTGGTTCTCGTTTACCCAAACTCTAACCTAAACCAACTGCTGTGCAGCTACACAGGAATATCTGTCCTCTTCATTTCAGGGACTGTACTTGAAACACATTGGACCTCTCTCAGCAGCATCAACACAGCATGGACTTGAAATTCCAATATACAGGGCATTAGcatgtcaacaaaataaaaaataaaagattaacaGTAACATAGAACTTTTACATCTTCACACTCTCCCATACATATTCCATACGTCACGTTCAAAAGAATGACACACAATTCACACGTGCAAATActaccactctctctctctttcacacacacacacacacacacacacaacacagagacacacacactgcacatcaGCCCCTCTGTGAAGGAGTACAGATGTGCCACAAGTTCTACAGTGCTTTCTTTGTCATCCAGAATATGAATACAATATAAGGCAATTGTATATGTCTAAGATactcatatgtgtgtgtgtgtgtgtgtgtgtgtgtgtgtgtgtgtgtgtgtgtatttatgggCATGCGCGGCCCtggtgtactgtatgttgttcACGTTTGGATCAATACAAGCACTTCAGcctggtgtgtgttttgcactCCAGCAGTCGTGCTTTTCAAAATGCTGatgagtgtgtggtgtgaatAGCACTTGCTGAAATCATCCaacaagaaaattaaaatatttaaggagggggaaaaaaatcgaAGTTCTATCGGTGCATGTTGACAAAGTGGAAAGAGGcctgcagcttttcttttttttttttgcgcattTCTCATCCTCTTTTGTCACACACTGAACCGTTTTTCCCCCCCGGCCTGACAGAAATGATTGCTTCTAGGTCAGCCTTATCAGCTTAGGGTTGATTGTTTTGCACACACTGTTCTGACATCTTGACAGTCTTGCGTTTTTAGAAGCTGACTGTGGATTCCGTCCAGCCGTTCGAGCCGTCACCCTTCACGGTGCTGGCCGTGCGTCCTCGTTGCGGTTGGCTGTCGGTCAGGCCAAAGAGGCGCGCCGCTGCGCATCTGTATTTCCACGACATGGTGTTATAGAGGATGGGGTTGATGGCGGCACTCAGGTAGAAGAGAACCACGGACACCAAGCTGCAGTACTCggacaacacagacagcagcgGAGACGGTGCGTCCAGAAAGCGGAACTGCAGGTAGCGACCCACATGGAACGGCAACCAGCAAAGGACGAAggccaacaccaccaccactggaggaggagaggggggagtaATGGATAAGGGATGACGAGAGAATGAATCAAGTTGCAAATAAGCTTTTCTACTAAACCTAGAGACGTTTTCTTATTCTGTCTCACATACTGTAGTCTGAAGTTAGAACCCAGATCTTAGTCTACGACAAGTTATGTGTGTGCGTAATTTACGCGCTCTCTAAACTTACCCAGCATCTTGATGGTCTGTCTGTTGCTTTTGTCCCGGTGAGCCACACGGGAGTtgatgtttgtctctctgtgtctctgccacAACCGACGGCCTATGAGGCTGTAGAGCACTGTGAGACAGAACACCggcatgaagaagaaaaccgAGCTCAACCAAACCATGGCGCCCATCAAGCCTGACTCCACTGCGTAGTGGGTCATCTTACATTCCCGGGTGTCCTCCAAGGCGGAGTCAGTCTCATTCATTTCTGAAGTGAAATTTGTCGGCCACATGCTGTCACGCTCCACTCCCACCATGACAAACACGGGACCGGCGCTCAATAGAGACACTGTCCAGAGTAGAAGTATGAGGGCGCGCACACGCCTTTTGGTGACCAGAGCCTTGGCGCGCAGGGGGAAACAGATCGCCAGGTAGCGCTCCACTGACAGCGCGGTGATGCTCAGGATGGTGGAGTATGTGCATGACTCTGAGACGAACTGAAAGAGCTTGCAGAGCGCGTCCCCAAACCGCCAGGGCCTATACCTCCACATACGGTAGAGGTCCAGTGGCATACAGAAGAAGATGAGCAGGTCGGATACGGCCATGCTACATAGGTACAGGTTAGTGGTGGTGCGCATGTCTCGGTACTTGCTCACTACCAAAATGGTCATGACATTCCCGACCACCCCGACCAGAAACAGCAGCGTGCAGGCGATGGTGGTGGCAGTGAGAAGAGGGATTGAGAAGTAATTGGTTGGAGGCCGGCCGAGGTCAGCGTTCCTTGTGACGTTGTCGGTCTCTTCCCAGCTGCAGTTAAGGGAGAGGCACTCCGAGAGATTGGGCCAAGAGGGCATGCTGTCGCCGCGCGGTTATTCACGGGGCCGTGCCTAACCCAGACTGCTATAGGCACCTCGGGTCTGGGACTCCTCAAGCCCCTTGGTGCTACCCTGTCCTCCCATCATCACTGGTTGAGCTGCAGAGGTAAAGTTTGCGTGCGTAAAACCAAGATCCAAGAAGCGTAACCCTGTCCATGGTGaggctgaaaaaagaaaaggtcacaGTTCTGAGCGGACAAATCACGCATGAAATCCTCCAGGGGACAGATAGTCCTCTCCAAAGTCTAACACAAACATGAGGCTATTTAAGGTCGATCCAAATTATCCACTTCATCTGCAACACGTACTCTAGAGTGGTCCAACTGTGTTTGGGGCTGAGAGTACTTGTTTTTCAAAAGAAGAGTGGGCGTTTTAATTACCAAACAAATAACATGCTGGATATTTGTAAGCTAGATGAAATTAATGCGGAGGTGTATTCCAATCAAAACAGATGCCGCAGGGGAAAATACGCACAGCACAAACATCTACCACCGAACAATgattcaagaaaagaaaagaaaaatctaactTAGAGACAAGTTATGTCCTTCATCCTCTCAGTTTGTGAGCGCCACCAGCAGCTGAGTGCTTTGCTGAAAAATGAAGCATGAGAATCCTTCAAAGAGTCCCAAAGAGTTCCCATCACGGGCAGCGCGTCCCTGCGTTTGCGCGTcgggcaaaaacaaaacagtggatACGTGGACGAGTTGCATCGGGCATCGACGGTGTGGTGGTGAGTCACAGGCAGGGTCGTAatgatgcagcagcagcagcagcagcagcggtgaaCATCTGTCCAGGGGGGGATCAGGTACCGGAGCTCAAACTCAGCCAAACACAAACGGATAAACAACAACCAGGGTGAAAATAAAGACTGTTTGACGGAACGGAGAGAGTTTTATAAAAGTCACAAGCACCACGAAGAAACGACGCATTGTCAACACAAGAATACAAAGGAGACTTCAAATAATTTAAGTAGAATAAAGTAGGTGAGAGATCCACCGGGGCTTTCCCCAATCTGCTCCTCTAGTTATGATGCATACCCATTATATGGATCCTGATTCCCAGTGCGCAAAAACAGGTGAAGTGGTGATGCTCAAAAGAGGGtgatgtgtgtgggggggtcCCACGTTGAAATCAGTGCTGCAACGCCGCCTACAGGTGCTTTTAAGGCA
This DNA window, taken from Larimichthys crocea isolate SSNF chromosome XXIV, L_crocea_2.0, whole genome shotgun sequence, encodes the following:
- the ghsra gene encoding growth hormone secretagogue receptor a, with the protein product MPSWPNLSECLSLNCSWEETDNVTRNADLGRPPTNYFSIPLLTATTIACTLLFLVGVVGNVMTILVVSKYRDMRTTTNLYLCSMAVSDLLIFFCMPLDLYRMWRYRPWRFGDALCKLFQFVSESCTYSTILSITALSVERYLAICFPLRAKALVTKRRVRALILLLWTVSLLSAGPVFVMVGVERDSMWPTNFTSEMNETDSALEDTRECKMTHYAVESGLMGAMVWLSSVFFFMPVFCLTVLYSLIGRRLWQRHRETNINSRVAHRDKSNRQTIKMLVVVVLAFVLCWLPFHVGRYLQFRFLDAPSPLLSVLSEYCSLVSVVLFYLSAAINPILYNTMSWKYRCAAARLFGLTDSQPQRGRTASTVKGDGSNGWTESTVSF